The Amaranthus tricolor cultivar Red isolate AtriRed21 chromosome 14, ASM2621246v1, whole genome shotgun sequence DNA window tgtttttaaaagcCATGTGCTAGGCATGTGTTTCTATTGTCTTGTGCCTATATAAAGGGCCATTTACTCATTGTAATATTCAgattttttatgattaataaaccatgttttagAGAGAACAAGTGTTCTTGTTTTTAGGAAGTATTGTGTGTGCAATCCTTCCTGGATGTGTGAGTGAAACACCTTTCTTTTTTAGGGCCTAGGAATTGTGGAGCAATTCTGAATTCTCCAAGAACCTATACAAGACAAGGGAGAGAAACCTTGTATTGTTTAGGAGGATAGGAGCTTGTTTTGGTGAGTGAAGCCAACAAGATCACATCCAAGATCAGAGAAATCTGATCATATCCTTGTTGTTTTAGTAGTTTCTTGAAGGGCCTTTATAATTCTGCAAACACGCAAGTTTGGTCTAATCTTTCGGGCCATACTAGcatcaaattggtatcagagcctaaaAGTCCTTGTGGAGTGTAGAATTCACGTggttttgatgtaaagaataGCCAAAATGCGAACACGTTGAAGGTGTAAAAAATTTCAGATTCTGTCAGTTTTTTGGGTATGAAACTGATCGTTTTGGAGGACTTTTTGTGggattttttgaaaaatgtttttACACGGTATTTTACATTGAGTTGGAAAACTTTTGGATTTGGAATTATTGGATTTGGTTGAGTAGTGAAGGAGATATGCATGTTTCTTTACAGACTAAAATTGATCAAATCCGGGTAGCTTGGTAAGTTTtcttcgaaaacctatcaagattcttttattttgctCTCATATTTCACCAAATTATCAATACCTATCCTATATTCATTAAACCATATAATTTGTGCACAATTACTTACGTTTCATAGGTTTCTTGATTGAGCCATTTCATTGTTGTTTTGCAAAAAGTACAAGAGGGTTCATTTTTTGCGTCTTCTgtattttcttcatttctctttcatttttgaGCCTTTTTCATCGTTTCTTTTTTTCACATTGGTTCtttttgagtctagtttttgTTGGGTCTTGTTGTGTAGTCATTGGAGTTGTGGGAAAAAAGATGCGCAGGTGTTTTtgaccaaaggtcacagaaaCAGTTCAGACTGTATGTGTGTAGTAAATTTTGATTTGTGATTAAACCACACAATATTTTTGAGTGTTTCCACTTGGAGGTGTTTGTAGAAATCTTGGAGTTTATTTTCTCCATATTCCATCAATAATGGAGGTGGTTTGGTCGGTTTTACAGTAGCAAACATTTCATacaattttctgaaattaagcTGTATGTTTCTGTTTCTTTCTGTTttttgtgcacaaaaatttacagaacttcgtttctttttatttctttcttttcactatttttttttactctcaCACATCAtttttttgagagaatcttGAGTCTTAGGAGATAAAATCATCATGCGCAAAAATGAACAAGGCAtttgataaaacaaaaaaaagagacTCTAGCTTGTGAAGTCTATAAAATTGAACTTGAATCATTGTGGAATGAGGAAAAAAGACTTAGAAGGGAACACGTGGAGAGTATATATGAGGATGATTAGTTCTCATATGAGCTTTATAATGAGCAATTGATGGAGGTTTATTGTCAACTAAGACacttgagtaaagcaatttctctttttgaagagaaaatgaaatttcaacaaaaattgcAAGAACAATATGGTGACTCGAGGTTGGTGGTTGTTCATGAATACATTCCTGATATTGATCCAATTAGGGTTAAATTTCAGATTAAAAATAAGCATGTTGCTTCACAAAATCAGATCACACCAATGGTTCCTTCTTATGATGACATTCAAGAACAATGCAAAGAGGGTAATGAAGAATTTGTTCATGATCTTGAAGAGGTAGTTGCGACATCTTGTATGGAGAAGGTTGGTTCTACAATTGAATGCTTAGAAGTGGTTGATTCTCATCCAAGATTGGAGTAAGATTTACAAGTGGAGCAAGCTAGGAAGCATGGGTTTATCAAGGTGAATTTTGCACTTGAAAATCACCTTTAATGAATTTTGTTCATGTAAGTAGATTTGTTGAATTTAATTCTATAAAGATTCGAGGTAGAGTTTTTGCTAAGAAGGGTAAAATGCAGCAAGTTAGTTGGAGTTGTGGCAACACAAGCAAGCTAATCAACTTGGTTAGTTTGTTTAATATATGGGTTTGGTTCATCATGCAAGTGAGGGCATTCATCCTTACATGCTTGATGATTTTGGGAAACATGGTTTCTAAATTAAGTCAAAAGCATGGTAGTGTAGTTGTGGAACATGTTGGGCGGCAGTGCAGTACTAGACAGTAGCATTGGTTGCTGTTTTTGGCAACTATCAACTGAGCAACAGCAACAGCAGTTCTACATGTGCACATTTGGGCAGAAAGGACAGTAGGTTTGAATATGGTTCAGTTGGGTGTGCAGCTTTCTGGTGTACAGTATGATTCAACATGAATGGTTAGAACAGTTGACCATTATAGTGGTCCAGCAGCAGGTTCATCAGCAGCATTCTGTCCTCAACAACAGAACAGCTGGTGTAGTTTGGGGTGGAGTGTGCAGATCAGTACAGCATGTAGCAGCAGATCAGAACAGATCTACACCTTTAGAAGTGGATCTGAGTTCTAGCAGCAGCACCAGATGTTAGTGCACGTCATAATAGCAATTGTGTTCAATGTGCAACTGAGTAGATTAGTAGGTCAGCAGGGGTGTTGGTCCAGCAGGTTCAGCAGCAGTGTGTGTGCAGAAGTTGATCAAGACACCTAACCAGTACAGCAACAGCCTAGGTGATGGTTCAATATGAGTGTTCAACAAGCTTGTAGTGCAGCAGCAGAACAAGTGCATTAGAGAAGCAGCAGCAACACAGATCAAGTGTGTGCATTTCTGCAGGTTTGAACCAGCAGCAGTTTCAGTTGGGTTGTTCAGCTCCTTCTGAATATGGCCTGTGCTGACAGCAACGTTTGAAGATCAGAATGTGCAGCTCTGAACAGTGGTGGAAGACTGAGATCAGTATATGCAATTGGTCATTAGAATATGCGTGGTACTGTGGGGATGAAGGGGTTGTTAGGTCAACAACACCACGTACAGATCAGAATACAGCAGCAGCATTATATGGGCCTATGTGCAAATCAATGTACAGGTGAAGATCAGTAGATCAGTGTATACTCTTGAAGACATATCAGCAGCAGGAGCTGTGTGTAGCAAACAATTGAATGAGCTCATGGAGGActtagaattgaggacaattcttttctaAGAAGGGGAGTTTGCACCATGTTTGACATGGCGCAGGTTTTCAACACTTTGGTATGAGTGCACACGCTTGAATACGGCTAAGGATAAGGATATCAATACAACTTACAAAAGAGGACAAATAATAGCTTATAATTAGAAGTAATTAGATTGTTCTTGTATTTGTAAAAATAGGCATGTGAGTTTTTAATTAATCACATGGctatttgtgtttttaaaagcCATGTGCTAGGCATGTGTTTCTATTGTCTTGTGCCTATATAAAGGGCCATTTACTCATTGTAATATTCAGATTTTTGATGATtaataaaccatgttttagAGAGAACAAGTGTTCTTGTTTTTAGGAAGTATTGTGTGTGCAATCCTTCTTGGAGGTGTGAGTGAAACACCTTTCTTTTTTGGGGCCTAGTAATTGTGGAGCAATTCTGAATTCTCCAAGAACTTATACAAGAAAAGGGGGAGAAACCTTGTATTGTTTAGGAGGATAGGAGCTTTTTTTGGTGAGTGAAGCCAACAAGATCACATCCAAGATCAGAGAAATCTGATCATATCCTTGTTGTTTTAGTAGTTTCTTGAAGGGCCTTTATAATTCCGCAAACACGCAAGTTTGGTCAAATCTTTCGGGTCATACTCAGCATCACTCCTCCACCTCCAACACCACAActcatttctctctctctcctccAAACCAACCCAACAACTCATTTCACTCTCTTTCCTCTACAACCACTACTTGCCTTTTTCCCACCACCATCATCGTTTGAATGGTGGTGGATTGCGTTCAAATTGGATGGTCGAATGGGATTGTGTTGGAATGACTTCAATGTGGAATGTAGATCTACATGGTTCAAATGGGATTGCATTCGACTGGGTTCGAATGTAGATCTACATGGTGGTGGAATTGCGTTTGAATGGGTTACATTGTGGTGGTGAATGGGTTGGATTAGTGGTGATCGATTGAAAAATGGGTTAGTTGGACGGTCGATTGGGGTGGTATTATGGTGGTCGAGTGGGTTGGAATTGTGGTAGCGGAGTGGTTGTGGTGGCAACGAAACTGTTGACGGGGTTGTTTGACGTTTCCAATGGTTGGTGGTGGCTGGGGTGTAGTTGTGGTAGGCGGTTTCATCAGTACGTGCTTGTAAGTTGGTGTGGTGGTAGCTGGTGTTTGGCAGTTGGTGTGGTGGTGGCTAGtgattaattaaactaaaaaaataataattttctctttaatgAGTTACTATAAAAAAAGATGGCTCTGGGAATTGTGCAACCCTCATTGTTGCATGTAATACGGAGCAAGTATAATTTAGTAAGTTGTTAAAGAAGATGATACAAAGGGTTTTCTTGGAAAATTCTAGAggctttttttttatctttttatttttttgaaattacatCCATAATTGAAATTATCAAATTTGACTTTAAACTATTATAAAAATTACTATGTCGTATAGAATACAGAGTAAATAGATCATTCTTTTTGCGATATTGATGAAGAGCCAAGCAATACTCGAGAATTAACTAGCAACTTAATAAGTCTACAGTCTACCCTAATGAAGTACAAAttacaccaccatcacctaAAAACAGTTCCATAAATTAATCAATTCTTAGCAACACATTCAAGCTCATCAATGCAAATGTTTTGCAATTACTCCAGCTCTTCTAGCTCATTAATTTTGCTGCATAAGCAAGTTGCTGCGTGATTGTCATCATATGTTGCATAATGGCAATGTCCATTGCAGCTAaaaacatcaccatcatcaccCCAAGCCCTCCTCATGTGATATGTGCATGAGAAACTTAAGTCTGAACTATGAAGCAGAGTATTGAACCACATAGAGTGACGCCTAAATTATTACTTCTACAGACCTTGTAGACCAAATGTGTATCACTACTTCTACAGACCTTGTAGACCAAATAAGAGAATGGTTTGTAGTTTAACTAAAGAATCAGCAAGATCAATTGCTGAAGAATGTGGCGGTTTGCCACTTGCAATTGCTACAATGGCTTGCAGTTTGACTGAAGTGGTTGGTGTTTTAAGAGCGGAGATATGCTTTAATAGAGCTAACATCTACTCATGATCAAGTTGACATGAAATGTGATGTTTTTCGAATATTGGAGTTTAGTTACGCTGCATATTATATCAAAAACATTAGAAACTGAGAAGAATAAGATTGATACATCTTTGGATTTATGAGTGGATGTTAGATGAAATAGAAAATTGGGAAACCCAAGTAACCAAAGGACATGTTATTTTGAATTAACTAGAAATTTGTTGTTCATTGGAATCAGAGTTTTTATCATAAACAACCATCCTTATATTTAGGCTTTTAGTTCACATAAAAGAGCTAATTAAAGTATTTCCACAAAATGGTAAACCAAATACGACACTATAAAACAGTCATCAGTCATCACAAGACTAAATGGCAAAACATCCAGAATCCGAAATTGGATGACGATGAGCAAGCAATAGGAGCAAGTAATCATCCTCAGGACCAACACTATTGCCATACTCTTCCTCAGCAGCAGCTACCCTgtgaaaagtaaaaataattgaGGAACCCGTATCATTAATTGTCTCAATATCACGTCTCTATGATAAAAGACCAAAAAAGAATATACAAGTATGATTCGAGCAGCTCTTCTTGATATTATATATTGACAATAGGACTCATAATTCATAACTTTAACAGCCATTGTCTGAAGAAACTAAGCCTTAAATACAACACAACTATCCTAAATAAGTTTCTAGGCGTAGCAGAAGCATCCAACATGTAGGCATGTAGCACAagtaaataattttagaaaagtgATGATAAACACTAGTTGTCCTATCCTATCTATGAAGGATCACCAAATGGTTGTCGTTAAAACTATTTGGCAtccaaaaaacaaaatgaagatATCTACATGACTTAAGCACGAAACAACCACCAATTTTTACCATTACACGGCTATGCACGAATACATCTCAACTCTGACTTAAGTACTCAACTAAACATAGAACCACAAAATCGTCAAACAAATTTCAGCATGAGCCAAGCAACATGGTTTTACAGCTGCTACCAGTGCTATGCACAAATAACATAGCATGGCATTTTGGTGATAATCATTTTAATGGTTATTCACAACCAACAACAATAAAGCCTTAGTCCCAAAATAATTTGGGGTTTAGTGGTTATTGACATTCCAAAATACATACTACATAAAAACAAATCGTACGGAAAAAACCCTCCTCAGTACAAGGATTAGTGTCCATTTATCGACAGCTAAAAGTTCTCAATATTCAATGGAAATAGCATTTGATGAAGATGAATGACACCAACCTGAAGTTCTCATCTAAAGCACGGTGTGTCGGTGTATACAATACACCtattacacaaatttttaaCTATGAAATGATAGAGGAAAAAAAAACCAGAATTCTGGACATTTAGACATCACCTGTGGATGTGAAGTCATAGTTACCCCTTAGGACAAGTTTTACCATGTGTTGACAGTATATTAACAAGCTAACCTGTTGTCTATTTACTAATCCTAACTTTCACTCTCTTATCATAAGATCACACGTTACTCTCCCCAACTACACTCCATTTGTTTCCTATCCCATGCTCTCTGCTCCAGCCTCATATTTTCTCCAACAAATCATCCTCGTTTGGTAGTGGTTAACCTGGATGGCGAGCATGGTGGCTATTGTCTGTGATAGGCTGCAATTATTAAGTTAATCACTTCTGCCTTATTGTGGATCCTTAATGACCCTAAACCTTAAGGTGGAACAGAGGGAGCAGTACTTTTACAGTCCCTAGAACATTTTATATTCAGTGCCCAAATTACAAAAGTTACTTGAGAGCTATATACACATTTTAGCAATCCAAATCTAAAATCTAATATTCAGACGGGAATACAATGTTGACAGAAGAAAACATGGCAGCACTAAACACTTACTATATTAAAAGGTTTTACCCTACATAGAAAGTAATCACAAGTTAAAAACTTACAGAGGAAGGGGGAAAAAATGTGTTTTACATATTCAAGAACATCTCTATATGAGGAAAGCTAGAGCATTGTATTCAACAAAATGATTCATGAAAATGAACATTTTGGCATTTCCCAATTAGTGCCCTGGTGTTTGGTTTATTTCCAATTTGGTATTCATGAACTTTGGTGATTTGCTTTGGTCAACACAAGTATATAGTGCAAATTTCAACCAGATCACAGGCGTTTTAAACCGTCACAATAATGAAATTCTTGCAAATTTATATGAAAATCCAATATTATGTTCACAGTCATTCTCACACTTTGTTACACACTTGCACctataaaattatcaaattagaTGGAATTTCAACCATTGTACCTCATGTGTCATGGACTCATAGTATTAAAGTGGGAATATCTCAAACCTCTAGTTAAGAGAAGTGACAAGGCCCTAAAGTGCAATTTAACTAATCATCAATGCATTAAAACTCAAGAGAATACCTTTTTTTTTACCTTACAGAAACCATTAACTACCTTTGCAGAGAGATTAACTACCTCTTCCTCTGTGGAGAgaatatgaaattaaaagaattcAGCTTAATCACATGCTTAGTTTGAAAGGCAAGAGGCGCACCTAGGCGCAACAGGGGTGTGCGCCTCTAGTGGGTTAGGctcaaaaggataaaaaatgaaaaacacaCAAAAATAAAGCCCACAAAGTCTGCGCCTTTGCGCTTCTCGAAGGGGTATGTGCCTCAGCCTCCAGAGGCGTTTTTCTTGGCGCCCTAGTGCACCTTGCGCTCAGTGTCACGCCTAGGCGGGCGCTTTTAAAACTAAGATCACATGTCAGTTTTTCATTCAGCTGAATTCACTCCACAAGCAAGAGCACTTTTTTAAAGTGGTCAACCTGCATGACTTTTGCTGATCATGCAGGAGCATCCAATGGCCTAAACCTGGCACCCAAGTTTATACTTCAATTCATTTCAACAAATTTCCTATTGCTTCTTGGCACATCTATGAGaagattataatcattattatatttggtTTAAGGCTTGCCGTATCTTGGTGatcttgaaattttttataaaaggaCTCAAACTTCGTTTCATCATGTGTTCTTTTCAGATTCACATCTTTCACACTTGTCTAATAAATTCTGCATAATATTTTCCTTTAACGTACCGTCGAAATACAATCACTCCAATCATCAAAGAGCATTAAACAACCACAGGTTCTAGACTACGAGGCACGATGAATGTGAGATTTGAACACAATAGCACATTAGAAAACAGCCGAACACCATCAAGAACTTCataattaaatatgaaaacTCTACTCCTTCGTAGAGTTATCaaacaacaaaaagaaacgaGACTCGGAAACTAATCACTAGTGCAAATTTTTGGGAGTGAAAATTTATCCATCAATGCCTCTTTCAACTAAGTTGATGAACAAATTTAGCATTGTAAATCGAATCCACATAAAAAGAGGCAATAAAATACCTTGATAGTAAGTAGAATAATAGCAAGAATAAGAGATGGTAAGATGGAGAAGAGTACCTGCTAAACGGGGAGGAAATGAAACACATTGGTACTTCCCGGAAGTTCATATGAGTAGGAATCACAGACCTTGACGGTTACAGTTTCACCGGTGACCAGCACTTGGAACTTGTAAAAGATGACTTCGAGGGTAAAATCAGTAGGCCGGGAATATATGGGTGTCCAACCAGCAAAGCACAAAATATTGTGGCCCAAATGAAGCATTGCATCGAAATTAAAAGTTTCAACATTCATATCAATATTGTCTTTAAAGCACGAATCCCACCAGACTTTCAACCATATTTTCTTGGTTATATGAAAAGCACAAAGAAGAGATGGAACTCTATGGCAGTGAAAATATATGACCCCATTAACAACAGCAGCAGCATGAGCCCAAAGTTGGAAATCAGAGGTGAGACATTCCCATGTCCCAATAGCATCAGCATCAGGATCGGGAGTGAAAGCATAGAGGGAAGGCAACGAAAGGGGACCACCATAGAGGCGCATAAGAATGCGTTTGTTGGAAGGGTCGGGAAGTACAGGAACAGACACACTACAACCGGCAAGGCTTTGAGGGATAGGGAGAGAGTGAATTGACTTACAGTGGCCAAGGGCACCACAGTCAAGAACCTGGGGCGCAAGGCAAACAGATTCGAAGTTGTAAATATTGCCAAGAAAGCTAACATAGTTGGGAGAAGTATTATCCTCAACGAAGACAGGAGCTGGACACCACACTGGAGCCTCATCAGACATGTCAAGAAATAAACCGCCGGAGTAGAATGTGTGGTTGGAACAAGAACACTCATCAGATGATTGGACGTCAGGTGACCGCGCTCCTCCCACTCCCACTAAGTAGATAAATTTATTCAAAGATGACACCATGGCAGATGAGAAGAACTTAGCCATGATAATTGAAGGAAAGCAAGAATGAGTAAATATATTGTGCTTCAGATCCACCGAGTGACATTCTGCACGAATGTGATATAATTGAGTACCACCTTGTAGTCTTTCTGAAGGCAAGCCTTCATTGCTTTGTGCCAGCATCACAATCCTTTTTTCCTCTCTTTCGGCTTCGAATGTGCTACTCTGCTCTCTCTCTGTCCCCATATCCCTACACACAAAAGCGGCTAATCAAACAAACTAGGAACTTCTAATACCATGGATAGAGATTGTTTTCCTCCGATAAAAAACTAGGATTTACCCAACTGAACATGCAAATTAATCAAACAATTCCCCACCTGACCCAGCCCGACAGCCACTCCCCAGGCCCCAGCCTAAACCCGACAGCCACCCCCTCCCTCTGCACGACTGCACCACCACCGAAACCACCCTAAATTGAGTATATACTGACAGTCTGACAATTAAATACACGATTAACACAATAACTCTAGGCTGTCAAAATCTAACCTTAGAGACTGCTTCAAATCCTTCAATGGAAGAGAGAAAGCTCAGAAAGTCAGAAGCCGCTTCAATGGCGAATTTCGAGTACGCTCCACAAGACCACAAACCAAACCCTGCAACACATTAGCAACCAAAATGGACTCAATTATTAAACTAGACTCCAAAAATTATGTTAAACTCTTCGAGTATCTATAACCAATAGTTCAAGTATCCAACTTCGAAGAACCCTAAATTGAGTATATACtgacaattaattaattaaattaggtcaatgattaaagaaaaagaagcaTCTAACCTTTGAGACTGCTTCAGTGGAGGAGAGAAAGCTCAGAATCCCCTTCAATGGAGAATTTCGAGTACGCTTCAATAGAGGAGAGGGAGAGGAACTCGTGGTCTGCGTCTGTGTTCTGGCCTTCCGAGAGGAAAGATAAGGGAAGGAGTCAAGGAGTACCGTGAAAagatctaaatttttttaaaaacagaatgaaataaaaaggaaaaaaaaaagtaggttgtCGTGAGTAGGGGTGTAACTTCGGTCAACCATTTGGACTTTcatcaaaaccaaatcaaaccatattttattcgattttcatatttttagacCAAATCCAAACCAAATTTATTTATAGACCGAACCGCAACGAACCTTTTTTGAATTCACAGACCGAATCCaagtcgcataccaaataaatttaGGCCGAATTTTTACAGTGAAACCGAATAGCAAATTCCAAACACATAATACCAAATTTCACTCAACCAAATTACTTTATCAAATTTTTCCACCAAATAACAAATACAAGTACCAATCAGACATTAGACAAAAGAAAATACAATTACTTTATCATCATTGTCAAAGTCTAATAATACATGAAAACAGAGAAACACAATACAAACGATTTTTCTGATACAGTTTAGGTATGGATTACAATAAACACAATTAATTCCCCTCAAAATTACTCTATCATCATCGGCATACATTAATTTATGGCGATTTTTCAGCAGTTCGGGTATGGATTAAAAACGAAAGACAACAAAAcagataaaaagtaaaaaacgaAACACATataaacaaaggaaaaaaaaaacaagtaaatacatagattaaacaaaaataagacttagattaaacgaaaaaaaaaaaacagaaaaaagtaTATAGATTAAACGAAATTAGGGACTAACCTTGAAGATATTGGACTTTAGAGGGAAAAGGGAAGGTTGAGAGAAAGATGGAGATGGGATGGCAGAAGATTCAATATCCAAGTGGGACAGCACTTAGGGTTACTGGGTTAGGGAAGAGAGAATGAAAGGCAATTAGGTTTCCAAGGAGAAGGGACGACGCTTTAGGGGGTGGGGATTAGGCACTTAAGTTTTGGGCCTGGGCTAGTGGTAGTGGGCTATACTAAAGTACTAAACTATTACAAATTTTGATGTTCGGTCTTGTAAATCGATTTTCGGTTTTCTAAAATTCCAAACCTAATTATTTCggtttttgaattttcaaatctaatccAAACCTAATTTAAAAAATCACCAAACCATATTTTTTATTCGGTTTGGTCTGGTTCGATTTGCGGTTTTAATCCGAATAAGTTTCACCCCTAGTCGTGGGATCCACAATGACTACATGTGGGTCCGCCACTGGTAGCGATTTAAAGACGTCGAGCCGAGCCGAGCCAACCAACGCCGGTCCGCCGTGGAGCCAGGGAGGCAACACCGCAAGGAGCGAATAATTAGGGTTTGGGGTTTGAGGTgagagaagagagaagagagagTGTGAGTTGTTTTGTGAATTGGGATATCGTGAAAACAGGGGGGAAAAAAAAGTTTTCGGGTTTTTGTTACTCACCagatttgatccttgttctgcGTCCGAAAACGAGGAGCACCAACCACTCCGCCATCTcccaatataaaatttattatcgCGCATTTTATATATAACCCttatttaagtattttttttaaataaaacaataaaaacttcTACTTCATCCGTTTTGAATTACTCGATACGCTTTCTATTTAAGGAAGTTTCAAATTACTTGCTACACTTTCATTTTCAGCAAAAAAAACTCTTTCTAACTCTCCCCTCTTACATGGTccccttttttctttctttctatcTCTCTCTTCTCTAAAAGATTGCCTAGGACCAGTTGAGCCCACTAAACCCACGCTGAATCCGCCACTGACAAGGGCGGTGCAGAAAAATCGGCCAAACATACTAATACATATGCATGGAAATATTAACTGAGTTGCTACACCCATTATACCATGAAACTAATATGATTAAAGTTTGAAACATTGACATGAATGATTGAAACTTTCACTTCaaatattgaatttttcaaTGGAAAGATTGAAACTTTAGGGTGAAAATGGAAATTTTTTAGAGCTAAAAGATAAACCTGAAATTTGCCAAGAcaaaaatttcttttatattcGCTAAAAAAATCGCTCTGAAATTTTCAACGTATAAATAATAATCGACAAACACTGGAAAATCCTAATTATTGAAATAACAAAGCTAATCAAATTATAttacagcaaaaaaaaaaaattaatatcacaTTAATATAGCTCAAAATCAGAATAAACATATCAATTATACCGAAAAAACGaagaagtaattaaaaaaatcacataataTGTTAGATCGCGCatgaaattaattattattcagAAAAGACAAGATGAAATTACTTATTCCGTAAAACGAATGCC harbors:
- the LOC130799742 gene encoding uncharacterized protein LOC130799742 codes for the protein MGTEREQSSTFEAEREEKRIVMLAQSNEGLPSERLQGGTQLYHIRAECHSVDLKHNIFTHSCFPSIIMAKFFSSAMVSSLNKFIYLVGVGGARSPDVQSSDECSCSNHTFYSGGLFLDMSDEAPVWCPAPVFVEDNTSPNYVSFLGNIYNFESVCLAPQVLDCGALGHCKSIHSLPIPQSLAGCSVSVPVLPDPSNKRILMRLYGGPLSLPSLYAFTPDPDADAIGTWECLTSDFQLWAHAAAVVNGVIYFHCHRVPSLLCAFHITKKIWLKVWWDSCFKDNIDMNVETFNFDAMLHLGHNILCFAGWTPIYSRPTDFTLEVIFYKFQVLVTGETVTVKVCDSYSYELPGSTNVFHFLPV